A genomic segment from Variovorax paradoxus B4 encodes:
- a CDS encoding ABC transporter permease, with amino-acid sequence MNASFRLGWRTLWRDLRAGELRLLIVAVLLAVAALTAVGFFADRLQGGLQRDARQLLGGDAVVVSDNPTPATFIAQARAFGLEGTGTYGFPTMARADDAQGGASKLVALKAVTAGYPLRGNLQTAHAADAPGSITRDIPPAGEVWVDASLLDSLALKVGDALLLGDSSLRIGRVITLEPDRGAGFMSFSPRVMLNQADVPRTGLVQPASRVGYRYAVAGEDAAVKRFSDWAEAAIKKGELRGVRLDSFEGGRPEMRQTLDRAEKFLSLVALLAALLSAVAVALAARGFAASHLDDCAMLRVLGQSQRTIALAYSFEFAVVGIVASSLGVAIGFGVHYVFVVLLAGLVEAALPAATLWPVAFGLGMGLTLLFAFGLPPVLQLARVPPLRVIRRDVGGLKPASLAVLGIGVAGFAALLIAASSDLKLGLIAVGGFAGAVAVFALLSWLAVKVLRRSVNETTAPRWLVLATRQISARPAYAVVQVSALAVGLLALVLLVLLRTDLVASWRKATPPDAPNRFVINVMPDQSTAFQKSLRDAGVNKFDWYPMIRGRLVAVNGKPVSPDDYAEDRAKRLVDREFNLSNSAEAPAHNSIVAGAWKPDAPGEVSVEEGLAETLGLKLGDMLRFDIGGMQNDARITSLRKVDWGSMHANFFVMYTVAALPDVPATYMGAFRAPETRGFDNALVRSYPNVTNVDMSATINQVQRVLDQVIRAVEFLFGFTLAAGLVVLFAAVTATREERAREFAVMRAVGARASLLRQVQRAELAGVGLLAGFLASIVASAIGWGLARYVFDFTWTASPLVPIAGALAGAVLALAAGWWGLRDVLRRPVVDTLRRAAE; translated from the coding sequence ATGAATGCCTCCTTCCGCCTTGGCTGGCGCACCCTCTGGCGCGATCTGCGTGCCGGCGAACTGCGCCTCTTGATCGTTGCCGTGTTGCTGGCCGTGGCCGCGCTCACGGCGGTCGGCTTCTTTGCCGATCGGCTGCAGGGGGGCTTGCAGCGCGATGCGCGGCAACTGCTCGGCGGCGACGCGGTGGTCGTGAGCGACAACCCCACGCCTGCGACCTTCATCGCGCAGGCCCGCGCATTCGGACTCGAGGGCACCGGCACCTACGGCTTCCCCACCATGGCGCGGGCCGACGATGCTCAGGGCGGCGCCAGCAAGCTGGTGGCCCTGAAGGCCGTGACCGCGGGCTACCCGTTGCGCGGCAACCTGCAGACCGCGCATGCCGCCGATGCGCCCGGCAGCATCACGCGCGACATCCCGCCGGCGGGCGAGGTCTGGGTCGATGCCTCGCTGCTCGACTCGCTCGCGCTCAAGGTGGGGGATGCGCTTCTTCTGGGCGACAGCAGTTTACGCATCGGCCGCGTGATCACGCTCGAGCCCGACCGCGGGGCGGGCTTCATGAGTTTTTCGCCACGGGTGATGCTCAACCAGGCGGACGTGCCGCGCACCGGCCTCGTGCAACCCGCGAGCCGTGTCGGCTACCGCTACGCGGTGGCGGGAGAGGATGCGGCTGTCAAGCGCTTTTCCGACTGGGCCGAGGCCGCGATCAAGAAGGGCGAGCTGCGCGGCGTGCGGCTCGACTCCTTCGAAGGCGGGCGCCCCGAGATGCGCCAGACGCTGGACCGCGCCGAGAAATTCCTGAGCCTGGTCGCGCTGCTCGCGGCGCTGCTCTCGGCCGTGGCGGTGGCGCTGGCGGCGCGCGGATTCGCGGCCAGCCATCTCGACGATTGCGCCATGCTGCGCGTGCTCGGCCAGAGCCAGCGCACCATCGCGCTGGCCTATTCGTTCGAATTTGCCGTCGTCGGCATCGTGGCCAGCAGCCTCGGCGTGGCGATCGGCTTCGGCGTGCACTACGTGTTCGTGGTGCTGCTCGCGGGGCTGGTGGAAGCGGCGCTGCCCGCGGCCACCCTGTGGCCCGTGGCCTTCGGCCTGGGCATGGGGCTCACGCTGCTGTTCGCCTTCGGCCTGCCGCCGGTGCTGCAGCTGGCCAGGGTGCCCCCGCTGCGCGTGATCCGGCGCGACGTCGGCGGGCTCAAGCCCGCGTCGCTCGCGGTGCTGGGCATTGGCGTGGCCGGCTTCGCGGCTCTGCTGATCGCGGCCAGCAGCGACCTGAAGCTGGGCCTGATCGCCGTCGGCGGCTTCGCGGGCGCGGTGGCCGTGTTCGCACTGCTGAGCTGGCTCGCGGTGAAGGTGCTGCGCCGCAGCGTCAATGAAACCACCGCGCCGCGTTGGCTGGTGCTGGCCACGCGCCAGATCTCGGCGCGGCCGGCCTACGCGGTGGTGCAGGTCAGCGCGCTGGCCGTGGGCCTGCTCGCGCTGGTGCTGCTGGTGCTGCTGCGCACCGACCTGGTCGCGAGCTGGCGCAAGGCGACGCCGCCCGATGCGCCGAACCGCTTCGTGATCAACGTCATGCCCGACCAGAGCACGGCGTTCCAGAAGTCGCTGCGCGATGCGGGTGTGAACAAGTTCGACTGGTATCCGATGATACGCGGCCGCCTGGTGGCCGTGAACGGCAAGCCGGTGTCGCCCGACGACTACGCGGAAGACCGTGCCAAGCGCCTGGTGGACCGCGAGTTCAACCTCAGCAACAGCGCGGAGGCGCCGGCGCACAACAGCATCGTGGCAGGGGCGTGGAAGCCCGATGCGCCGGGCGAAGTGAGCGTGGAGGAAGGCCTGGCCGAGACGCTCGGCCTCAAGCTCGGCGACATGCTGCGCTTCGACATCGGCGGCATGCAGAACGATGCGCGCATCACCTCGCTGCGCAAGGTCGACTGGGGCTCGATGCATGCGAACTTCTTCGTGATGTACACCGTGGCCGCATTGCCCGACGTGCCGGCGACCTACATGGGCGCCTTCCGCGCGCCCGAGACGCGGGGCTTCGACAACGCGCTGGTGCGCAGCTACCCCAACGTGACCAACGTCGACATGAGCGCCACCATCAACCAGGTGCAGCGCGTGCTCGACCAGGTGATCCGCGCGGTCGAGTTCCTGTTCGGCTTCACGCTTGCGGCGGGGCTGGTGGTGCTGTTCGCCGCGGTCACGGCCACGCGTGAGGAGCGTGCGCGCGAGTTCGCCGTGATGCGCGCGGTGGGCGCGCGGGCCAGCCTGTTGCGCCAGGTGCAGCGCGCCGAGCTGGCCGGTGTGGGCCTGCTGGCGGGCTTCCTGGCGAGCATTGTGGCGTCGGCCATCGGCTGGGGCCTGGCGCGCTACGTGTTCGACTTCACCTGGACGGCGTCGCCCCTGGTGCCGATTGCCGGTGCGCTCGCGGGCGCGGTGCTGGCGCTGGCGGCGGGCTGGTGGGGCTTGCGCGACGTGCTGCGCAGGCCGGTGGTCGATACGCTGCGGCGCGCGGCGGAGTAG
- a CDS encoding formate dehydrogenase accessory sulfurtransferase FdhD has product MTTPLSLPLPRLTQARAALTREVEVVDEHGARGTVSIPAERDLTVYVDRRELVTLMTLGAQPELLVLGYLLNQRLIESASDVESVTVDWEVGAAAVKTHAGIDRIEERTAKKVVTTGCGQGSVFGDLMADIDNLQLPPTRMTQAQLYALVNAIRLQESTYKSAGSVHGCALFTLEPGGTEATMHCFVEDVGRHNAIDTIAGWCAMQPPDALAGDRVFYTTGRLTSEMVIKSAQMGVPIVVSRSGITQMGHEVATRVGLCAIGRATNRHFVCYAGVDRLVLQPELARRSPA; this is encoded by the coding sequence GTGACGACGCCGCTGTCGTTGCCGCTCCCGCGTCTCACCCAGGCCCGCGCCGCGCTGACGCGCGAGGTCGAGGTCGTCGATGAGCATGGCGCGCGCGGCACCGTCTCCATTCCCGCCGAACGCGATCTGACGGTGTACGTGGACCGGCGCGAACTCGTCACGCTGATGACGCTCGGCGCCCAGCCCGAGCTGCTGGTGCTGGGTTATCTGCTGAACCAGCGCCTCATCGAATCGGCCAGCGACGTCGAATCGGTCACGGTCGACTGGGAGGTCGGCGCCGCTGCCGTCAAGACGCACGCCGGCATCGACCGCATCGAGGAGCGCACCGCAAAGAAGGTGGTGACCACCGGCTGCGGCCAGGGGAGCGTGTTCGGCGACCTGATGGCCGACATCGACAATCTCCAGCTGCCGCCCACGCGCATGACGCAGGCCCAGCTCTATGCGCTGGTCAACGCGATCCGGCTCCAGGAGAGCACCTACAAGTCGGCCGGGTCGGTGCACGGCTGCGCGCTGTTCACGCTCGAGCCCGGCGGCACCGAGGCGACGATGCACTGCTTCGTGGAAGACGTCGGCCGCCACAACGCCATCGACACCATCGCGGGCTGGTGCGCCATGCAGCCGCCGGATGCGCTGGCCGGCGACCGGGTCTTCTACACCACCGGCCGGCTCACGAGCGAGATGGTGATCAAGTCGGCGCAGATGGGCGTGCCCATCGTGGTCTCGCGCAGCGGCATCACCCAGATGGGCCACGAGGTGGCGACGCGCGTGGGCCTGTGCGCCATCGGCCGCGCGACCAACCGGCACTTCGTCTGCTACGCGGGCGTCGATCGGCTGGTGCTGCAGCCGGAACTCGCGCGCCGCAGTCCGGCCTGA
- a CDS encoding formate dehydrogenase subunit gamma — protein MKQALTALVLLAALGTAFAQAQPPAAPGTTSAPAAPAATAAPEPAAGGIRGQNIFEVKPEASADPNYANQTNGERMKVQPGNNAPMWRQVGQGVTGYSSLPKSEAPEAGNLIQPFVQYPGSRLTNAGEAWRQVRNDWIIPYGAALLFVVLLALAIFYFTRGPIRLHGQETGRKIERFTPFERATHWSNAIAFVTLAISGIVMAFGKFFLMPWMGAALFGWIAYALKNVHNFVGPLFVVTMVFMVFTFIRDNLPRASDLQWLARFGGLFGGKEVPSHRFNAGEKVVFWGGVLFLGFFVIGSGLFLDKLLPGFVYTRGEMQVAHMVHGIATLLMMAMIMGHIYIGTLGMTGAYKAMRTGYVDETWAREHHELWYDDIAAGKIPAQRTVPTDSAAPAARPARPAEGTPS, from the coding sequence ATGAAGCAAGCGCTGACCGCTCTCGTTCTTCTTGCCGCGCTGGGTACGGCCTTCGCGCAGGCGCAGCCGCCGGCCGCCCCTGGAACGACGTCCGCACCCGCGGCACCTGCCGCAACCGCCGCGCCGGAGCCCGCCGCGGGCGGTATCCGCGGCCAGAACATCTTCGAGGTCAAGCCCGAAGCCAGCGCCGACCCCAACTACGCGAACCAGACCAATGGCGAGCGCATGAAGGTGCAGCCCGGCAACAACGCGCCGATGTGGCGCCAGGTGGGCCAGGGCGTGACCGGCTACAGCAGCCTGCCGAAAAGCGAGGCGCCCGAGGCCGGCAACCTGATCCAGCCTTTTGTGCAGTACCCGGGATCGCGCCTCACCAATGCCGGCGAAGCCTGGCGCCAGGTGCGCAACGACTGGATCATTCCCTACGGCGCGGCACTGCTGTTCGTCGTGCTGCTGGCGCTGGCCATCTTCTATTTCACGCGCGGTCCCATCCGCCTGCACGGCCAGGAAACCGGCCGCAAGATCGAGCGCTTCACCCCGTTCGAGCGGGCCACGCACTGGTCGAACGCCATCGCGTTCGTCACGCTCGCGATCTCCGGCATCGTGATGGCCTTCGGCAAGTTCTTCCTGATGCCGTGGATGGGCGCTGCGCTCTTCGGCTGGATTGCCTACGCGCTCAAGAACGTCCATAACTTCGTCGGCCCGCTGTTCGTCGTGACGATGGTGTTCATGGTGTTCACCTTCATTCGCGACAACCTCCCTCGCGCCAGCGACCTCCAATGGCTCGCGCGTTTCGGCGGCCTCTTCGGCGGCAAGGAAGTGCCGTCGCACCGCTTCAATGCCGGCGAGAAGGTGGTCTTCTGGGGCGGCGTGCTGTTCCTCGGCTTCTTCGTCATCGGCTCGGGGCTCTTTCTCGACAAGCTGCTGCCGGGCTTCGTCTACACGCGCGGCGAGATGCAGGTGGCGCACATGGTCCACGGCATCGCAACCCTGCTGATGATGGCGATGATCATGGGCCACATCTACATCGGCACGCTCGGCATGACAGGCGCCTACAAGGCCATGCGCACCGGCTACGTCGACGAGACCTGGGCCAGGGAACACCACGAACTCTGGTACGACGACATCGCCGCGGGCAAGATTCCTGCGCAGCGCACGGTGCCCACCGATTCGGCTGCACCGGCTGCGCGGCCTGCGAGACCCGCCGAAGGAACGCCCTCATGA
- the fdh3B gene encoding formate dehydrogenase FDH3 subunit beta, which translates to MARMKFVCDAERCIECNGCVTACKNENEVPWGVNRRRVVTLNDGVPGEKSISVACMHCSDAPCMAVCPVQCFYRTEEGVVLHDKDVCIGCGYCSYACPFGAPQFPSQGTFGVRGKMDKCTFCAGGPEANGSEAEFEKYGRNRLAEGKLPACAEMCSTKALLAGDGDVVADIFRTRVVQRGKGAEVWGWGTAYGSQQAGTPPAGGVRK; encoded by the coding sequence ATGGCACGAATGAAATTTGTCTGCGACGCGGAACGCTGCATCGAATGCAACGGCTGCGTCACTGCCTGCAAGAACGAGAACGAGGTGCCCTGGGGCGTGAACCGCCGCCGCGTGGTCACGCTCAATGACGGGGTGCCGGGCGAGAAGTCGATCTCGGTGGCCTGCATGCATTGCTCCGATGCGCCCTGCATGGCCGTGTGCCCGGTGCAGTGCTTCTACCGCACCGAAGAAGGCGTGGTGCTGCATGACAAGGACGTGTGCATCGGCTGCGGCTACTGCTCGTACGCCTGCCCGTTCGGCGCGCCGCAGTTCCCGTCGCAAGGCACCTTCGGCGTGCGCGGCAAGATGGACAAGTGCACCTTCTGCGCCGGCGGCCCCGAGGCCAACGGCTCCGAAGCCGAGTTCGAGAAATACGGCCGCAACCGGCTCGCCGAAGGCAAGCTCCCGGCCTGCGCCGAGATGTGCTCGACCAAGGCGCTCCTGGCCGGCGACGGCGACGTGGTGGCCGACATCTTCCGCACCCGCGTGGTCCAGCGCGGCAAGGGTGCCGAAGTCTGGGGCTGGGGCACCGCCTACGGCTCGCAGCAGGCTGGCACCCCGCCGGCCGGTGGAGTCCGCAAGTGA
- a CDS encoding formate dehydrogenase subunit alpha — translation MLLTKKTAPANNVSRQGERESSSPFIHSLRRGLSGALPTMDRRAFLRRSGLGVGVGLAAGQLTLMRKAEAAGEARPTAVGAGKVEIKRTVCSHCSVGCASDAVVENGVWVRQEPVFDSPINLGAHCAKGAALREHGHGEYRLRYPMKLVNGKYERISWDTALDEITAKLKELRQASGPDSVYWIGSSKHSNEQSYLLRKFVSFWGSNNCDHQARICHSTTVAGVANTWGYGAMTNSYNDMRGAKVAMYIGSNAAEAHPVSMLHMLHAKEHGCKMIVVDPRFTRTAAKADEYVRIRSGSDIAFLFGILHHIFKNGWEDKQYINDRVFGMDKVREEVLAKWTPDKVEEACGVKEAQVLKVATWLNENRPGTIVWCMGQTQHTIGNAIVRASCILQLALGNVGKSGGGTNIFRGHDNVQGATDVGPNPDSLPGYYGLVEGSWKHFAATWGVDFEWIKKQFASPAMMSKPGITVSRWIDGVLEKNELIDQDSNLRGVFYWGHAPNSQTRGLEMKRAMDKLDLLVVVDPYPSATAAMAAMPGNPDDLNKNRAVYLLPACTQFETSGSVTASNRSLQWREKVIEPLWESRSDHMIMQQFADRLGFGTELSKNYKMQKVKGMDEPVPDDILREINKCVWTIGYTGQSPERLQAHMRNMGAFDVRTLKAKGGTKDKVNGYDMTGDYFGLPWPCFGTPEFKHPGSPNLYDTSKHVMDGGGNFRANFGVERDGKNLLAEDGSHSLGADITTGYPELDHVLLKKLGWWDELTEAEKPKAEGKNWKTDSSGGMIRVFMKNHGCHPFGNAKARALVWNFPDAIPQHREPLYGNRPDLMAKYPTHDDKMAFWRLPTLYKSVQQKNIADKVHEKFPYVMTSGRLVEYEGGGEETRSNPWLAELQQEMFIEINPKVAAEKGIRNGERAWVHTPTGAKLNVQALVTERVGPDTVFMPFHFSGHWQGVDMLGYYPAGAAPVVRGEAINTATTYGYDSVTMMQETKTTVCNVEKA, via the coding sequence ATGTTGCTGACCAAGAAAACAGCCCCCGCGAACAATGTCTCGCGGCAAGGGGAGCGCGAGTCGTCCTCCCCCTTCATTCACAGCCTGCGGCGCGGCCTTTCCGGCGCGCTGCCCACCATGGACCGGCGCGCCTTCCTGCGGCGCTCCGGGCTTGGCGTGGGCGTGGGCCTGGCCGCGGGCCAGCTCACGCTGATGCGCAAGGCCGAGGCTGCCGGCGAAGCGCGGCCCACGGCGGTAGGCGCCGGCAAGGTCGAGATCAAGCGCACCGTGTGCTCCCACTGCTCGGTCGGCTGCGCCTCCGATGCGGTGGTCGAGAACGGCGTGTGGGTGCGCCAGGAGCCGGTGTTCGATTCGCCGATCAACCTCGGCGCGCATTGCGCCAAGGGCGCGGCCCTGCGCGAGCACGGCCACGGCGAATACCGGCTGCGCTATCCGATGAAGCTGGTCAACGGCAAGTACGAACGCATCAGCTGGGACACCGCGCTCGACGAGATCACCGCCAAGCTGAAGGAACTGCGCCAGGCCAGCGGGCCCGATTCGGTCTACTGGATCGGCTCGTCCAAGCACAGCAACGAGCAGTCCTACCTGCTGCGCAAGTTCGTGAGCTTCTGGGGCAGCAACAACTGCGACCACCAGGCGCGCATCTGCCACTCGACCACGGTCGCGGGTGTGGCGAACACATGGGGCTACGGCGCCATGACCAATTCGTACAACGACATGCGCGGCGCCAAGGTGGCGATGTACATCGGCTCCAACGCCGCCGAGGCCCATCCGGTCAGCATGCTGCACATGCTCCATGCCAAGGAGCATGGCTGCAAGATGATCGTGGTCGATCCGCGCTTCACGCGCACCGCGGCCAAGGCCGACGAGTACGTGCGCATCCGCTCGGGCTCCGACATCGCCTTTCTCTTCGGCATCCTGCACCACATCTTCAAGAACGGCTGGGAAGACAAGCAGTACATCAACGACCGCGTCTTCGGCATGGACAAGGTGCGCGAAGAAGTGCTGGCCAAGTGGACGCCCGACAAGGTCGAGGAGGCCTGCGGCGTGAAGGAGGCGCAGGTGCTCAAGGTGGCCACCTGGCTCAACGAGAACCGCCCCGGCACCATCGTGTGGTGCATGGGCCAGACGCAGCACACCATCGGCAACGCGATCGTGCGCGCCTCGTGCATCCTGCAGCTCGCGCTCGGCAACGTGGGCAAGTCGGGCGGCGGCACCAACATCTTCCGCGGCCACGACAACGTGCAGGGCGCCACCGACGTGGGCCCGAACCCCGATTCGCTGCCCGGCTACTACGGCCTGGTCGAAGGCTCATGGAAGCACTTCGCCGCCACCTGGGGCGTGGACTTCGAGTGGATCAAGAAGCAGTTCGCGTCGCCCGCGATGATGAGCAAGCCCGGCATCACCGTGTCGCGCTGGATCGACGGTGTGCTCGAGAAGAACGAGCTGATCGACCAGGACTCGAACCTGCGCGGCGTGTTCTATTGGGGCCACGCGCCCAACTCGCAGACCCGCGGCCTCGAGATGAAGCGCGCCATGGACAAGCTCGACCTGCTGGTGGTGGTCGACCCGTATCCTTCGGCCACCGCGGCCATGGCGGCCATGCCCGGCAACCCCGACGACCTCAACAAGAACCGCGCCGTCTACCTGCTGCCCGCGTGCACGCAGTTCGAGACCAGCGGCTCCGTCACGGCCTCGAACCGTTCGCTGCAGTGGCGCGAGAAGGTCATCGAGCCGCTGTGGGAAAGCCGCAGTGACCACATGATCATGCAGCAGTTCGCCGACCGCCTCGGCTTCGGCACGGAGCTGAGCAAGAACTACAAGATGCAGAAGGTCAAGGGCATGGACGAGCCCGTGCCCGACGACATCCTGCGCGAGATCAACAAGTGCGTCTGGACCATCGGCTACACGGGCCAGAGCCCCGAGCGGCTGCAGGCCCACATGCGCAACATGGGCGCCTTCGACGTGCGCACGCTCAAGGCCAAGGGCGGGACCAAGGACAAGGTCAACGGCTACGACATGACGGGCGACTACTTCGGCCTGCCGTGGCCCTGCTTCGGCACGCCCGAATTCAAGCACCCCGGCTCGCCGAACCTCTACGACACCTCCAAGCACGTGATGGACGGCGGCGGCAATTTCCGCGCGAACTTCGGCGTGGAGCGCGACGGCAAGAACCTGCTGGCCGAGGACGGCTCGCATTCGCTGGGCGCCGACATCACCACCGGCTATCCCGAACTCGACCACGTGCTGCTCAAGAAGCTGGGCTGGTGGGACGAGCTCACCGAGGCCGAGAAGCCGAAGGCCGAAGGCAAGAACTGGAAGACCGACAGCTCGGGCGGCATGATCCGCGTGTTCATGAAGAACCACGGCTGCCATCCCTTCGGCAATGCCAAGGCGCGTGCGCTGGTCTGGAACTTCCCCGACGCGATTCCGCAGCACCGCGAACCTCTTTACGGCAATCGGCCCGACCTGATGGCCAAGTACCCGACGCACGACGACAAGATGGCGTTCTGGCGCCTGCCCACGCTGTACAAGAGCGTGCAGCAGAAGAACATCGCCGACAAGGTGCACGAGAAGTTCCCGTACGTGATGACCTCGGGCCGGCTGGTCGAGTACGAGGGCGGCGGCGAGGAAACCCGCTCGAACCCCTGGCTCGCCGAGTTGCAGCAGGAGATGTTCATCGAGATCAACCCCAAGGTCGCGGCCGAGAAGGGCATTCGCAACGGCGAGCGCGCCTGGGTGCACACGCCCACCGGCGCCAAGCTCAACGTGCAGGCCCTGGTGACCGAACGCGTGGGGCCCGACACGGTCTTCATGCCGTTCCACTTCTCGGGCCATTGGCAGGGCGTCGACATGCTCGGCTACTACCCCGCAGGCGCAGCCCCCGTGGTGCGCGGCGAGGCGATCAACACCGCAACGACCTACGGGTACGACAGCGTGACCATGATGCAAGAGACCAAGACCACGGTCTGCAATGTGGAAAAGGCATAA
- a CDS encoding molecular chaperone, with translation MSQFPPMTSALDEEIARAEVYGLLARLWYAAPDADLLGAFGVAPTEAPAAGAFLEEPWRQLVGLARGTDAAAVHAEYDALFGGMGKPEIYLFGSHYLSGFLNDKPLAQLRTDLARLGLARGEAVSESEDHVACLFEVMRYLIAGDDAAVANLAQQQAFFAAHLQSWLPTLCDAVAQHPKAHFYASLAGFTRAFAEVEVQGFDMLG, from the coding sequence ATGAGCCAGTTTCCTCCCATGACCTCGGCGCTCGACGAGGAAATTGCGCGCGCCGAGGTCTACGGCCTGCTCGCGCGCCTCTGGTATGCGGCGCCCGACGCCGACCTGCTCGGCGCCTTCGGCGTGGCGCCGACCGAGGCGCCCGCGGCGGGCGCCTTTCTCGAAGAGCCCTGGCGGCAGCTGGTCGGCCTGGCGCGCGGCACCGATGCGGCCGCGGTGCATGCCGAGTACGACGCGCTGTTCGGCGGCATGGGAAAGCCCGAGATCTACCTGTTCGGTTCGCACTACCTGAGCGGCTTTCTCAACGACAAGCCGCTGGCGCAGTTGCGCACCGACCTGGCACGGCTGGGGCTCGCGCGCGGCGAGGCCGTGTCCGAAAGCGAAGACCATGTCGCCTGCCTGTTCGAGGTCATGCGCTACCTGATTGCCGGCGACGACGCGGCGGTGGCCAACCTCGCGCAGCAGCAGGCCTTTTTCGCCGCGCATCTGCAGTCGTGGCTGCCGACGCTGTGCGATGCGGTGGCGCAACATCCCAAGGCGCATTTCTATGCGTCGCTGGCCGGCTTCACCCGCGCCTTCGCCGAGGTCGAGGTGCAGGGTTTCGACATGCTCGGTTGA